Proteins encoded by one window of Halomonas sp. Bachu 37:
- a CDS encoding 2-oxoglutarate dehydrogenase E1 component, translating into MQQGIMELMWRSSHVTGSNVHYVETLYEQYLADPDTVPDEWRSYFDQLPRPEGSASQDVPLSPVREQFYQLGREKRPGVAAPAADSGENKKQVKVLQLINAYRFRGHQKADIDPLGLRNPTPIPDLDLAFHQLSKDDLDTEFQTGSFFLGVDKAPLREIVNALEQTYCRSIGCEIMHIVDTEEKRWLQRRFESVRSAPDFSEDVRKHVLERLTAAEGLENYLASKYPGTKRFGLEGGESFIPMMDELIQRAGGYGTKEVVIGMAHRGRLNLLVNILGKNPADLIDEFDGKKVFDRGSGDVKYHQGFSSNVMSPGGEVHLALSFNPSHLEIVAPVVEGSVRARQDRRKDSEGSKVLPINVHGDAAFAGQGVVMETFQMSQTRAYKTGGTVHIVINNQVGFTTSHPLDARSTEYCTDIAKMVQAPIFHVNGDDPDAVLHATQVALDYRQQFKKDVVIDLVCYRRRGHNEADEPSGTQPMMYSKIKDHPSSRSLYAQRLADQGVLSEDDTKAMIEIYRDDLVAGNHVANALVQEPNTSLFVDWAPYLGHEWSGDADTSVDMKRLQQLATKMCEIPDGVEVQRQVAKIYEDRRKMQAGGLALNWGFAETLAYATLLDQGHPVRITGQDVGRGTFSHRHAVVHNQKDGSTYVPLQNIADGQPTFTIHDSYLSEEAVLAFEYGYATTAPTDLVIWEAQFGDFFNGAQVVVDQFISSGETKWGRLCGLTMLLPHGYEGQGPEHSSARLERFLQMCAEHNMQVCVPTTPAQIFHLLRRQVIRPLRKPLIVMSPKSLLRHKEATSSLEDLAYGKFHMVLPDQQAEQKAENIKRIVLCSGKVYYDLATWRSDNERDDTAIVRLEQLYPFPKEELLESLKDYTNVEDLVWCQEEPQNQGAWYSSQHHMRAVADMVKDGFGRELKFAGRPASAAPAAGYMSVHTEQQRQLVEDAFNL; encoded by the coding sequence ATGCAACAAGGCATAATGGAGTTGATGTGGCGTTCCTCTCACGTGACTGGCAGCAATGTCCACTACGTGGAAACGCTCTATGAGCAGTACCTCGCCGACCCCGATACTGTCCCTGATGAATGGCGTAGCTATTTCGATCAGCTACCCCGTCCCGAGGGCAGTGCCTCCCAAGATGTCCCGCTAAGTCCGGTACGTGAACAGTTCTACCAGCTGGGTCGTGAAAAGCGTCCCGGCGTTGCGGCGCCTGCCGCCGACAGTGGTGAGAACAAGAAGCAGGTCAAAGTCCTGCAGCTGATCAACGCGTATCGCTTTCGGGGTCATCAAAAGGCGGATATCGACCCTCTGGGGCTGCGTAACCCTACCCCGATCCCCGATCTAGACCTCGCGTTTCATCAATTGTCCAAGGATGACTTGGACACCGAGTTTCAGACGGGCTCGTTTTTCCTGGGGGTGGACAAGGCGCCACTACGCGAGATCGTCAACGCGTTGGAGCAGACCTACTGCCGCTCCATCGGCTGCGAGATCATGCATATTGTCGATACCGAAGAGAAGCGCTGGCTTCAGCGTCGCTTCGAGTCGGTGCGCAGTGCCCCCGACTTCAGCGAAGACGTGCGCAAGCACGTGCTGGAGCGCCTGACCGCAGCCGAAGGCCTCGAGAACTATCTGGCCTCCAAGTATCCGGGTACCAAGCGCTTCGGCCTGGAGGGCGGTGAATCCTTCATTCCCATGATGGATGAGTTGATCCAACGTGCGGGTGGATACGGCACCAAGGAAGTGGTCATCGGCATGGCCCACCGTGGGCGCCTCAACCTCCTGGTCAACATCCTCGGCAAGAATCCGGCTGATTTGATCGACGAGTTCGACGGCAAGAAAGTCTTCGACCGCGGTTCCGGTGATGTTAAATATCACCAGGGGTTCAGTTCGAATGTTATGTCTCCCGGCGGTGAAGTCCACCTGGCCCTATCGTTCAACCCCTCCCACCTTGAGATCGTTGCTCCCGTCGTGGAAGGGTCGGTGCGTGCTCGCCAGGATCGGCGCAAGGACAGCGAAGGCAGCAAGGTTCTGCCGATCAATGTGCATGGCGATGCCGCCTTTGCCGGCCAGGGCGTGGTCATGGAGACATTCCAGATGTCTCAGACCCGCGCCTACAAGACTGGCGGGACGGTCCATATCGTCATCAATAACCAGGTGGGGTTCACTACTTCCCATCCGCTGGATGCGCGTTCTACCGAGTATTGCACCGATATCGCCAAGATGGTTCAGGCGCCGATCTTTCATGTCAACGGCGACGATCCCGATGCGGTACTGCACGCGACCCAGGTGGCGTTGGACTATCGTCAGCAGTTCAAGAAGGATGTGGTGATCGACCTGGTCTGCTATCGCCGGCGGGGACACAACGAAGCCGACGAGCCATCCGGCACCCAGCCGATGATGTACTCCAAGATCAAGGATCATCCTTCCTCTCGTTCGCTCTATGCCCAGCGCCTGGCCGATCAAGGTGTACTGAGCGAAGACGACACCAAGGCGATGATTGAAATCTATCGCGATGATCTGGTGGCGGGCAATCACGTAGCCAACGCGCTGGTGCAGGAGCCCAATACCTCGCTGTTCGTCGACTGGGCGCCTTACCTGGGTCACGAGTGGAGCGGTGACGCCGATACCAGCGTGGACATGAAGCGCCTGCAGCAACTCGCGACCAAGATGTGCGAGATTCCCGATGGAGTGGAGGTCCAGCGTCAGGTTGCCAAGATCTACGAAGACCGCCGCAAGATGCAGGCGGGAGGTCTGGCGCTCAACTGGGGATTTGCTGAAACCCTGGCCTATGCCACGCTGCTCGATCAAGGGCACCCGGTACGTATCACCGGTCAGGATGTCGGACGAGGAACCTTCTCCCACCGCCACGCCGTGGTACACAACCAGAAGGACGGCTCGACCTACGTTCCGTTGCAGAATATCGCCGATGGCCAGCCGACATTCACCATCCACGACTCTTACCTCTCGGAAGAGGCCGTGCTGGCATTCGAATACGGTTATGCCACGACCGCTCCCACCGATCTTGTGATCTGGGAAGCGCAGTTCGGTGATTTCTTCAACGGTGCCCAGGTGGTGGTCGATCAGTTCATCTCCTCGGGCGAGACCAAGTGGGGACGGTTGTGCGGTTTGACCATGCTGCTGCCTCACGGTTATGAGGGGCAGGGGCCGGAACACTCCTCCGCACGCCTCGAGCGTTTCCTGCAGATGTGTGCCGAACACAATATGCAGGTCTGCGTACCCACCACGCCAGCGCAGATTTTCCACTTGCTGCGCCGTCAGGTGATACGTCCGCTGCGCAAGCCGCTCATCGTGATGTCGCCCAAGTCGCTGCTGCGTCATAAGGAAGCGACGTCCAGCCTGGAAGATCTGGCCTACGGCAAGTTTCATATGGTACTGCCGGATCAGCAGGCGGAGCAGAAGGCGGAGAATATCAAGCGCATCGTGCTGTGTTCCGGCAAGGTCTACTACGATCTGGCGACATGGCGCAGCGATAACGAGCGTGACGATACGGCGATCGTGCGGCTGGAACAGCTATACCCGTTCCCCAAGGAAGAGCTGCTCGAATCGCTCAAGGACTACACCAATGTCGAGGATTTGGTGTGGTGCCAGGAAGAGCCCCAGAACCAGGGCGCCTGGTACTCCAGCCAGCACCATATGCGTGCCGTCGCCGATATGGTCAAGGACGGTTTTGGGCGCGAGCTCAAGTTTGCCGGTCGCCCGGCATCGGCAGCACCGGCAGCGGGCTATATGTCCGTTCATACTGAACAGCAGCGCCAGCTGGTGGAAGACGCCTTCAATCTGTAA
- the odhB gene encoding 2-oxoglutarate dehydrogenase complex dihydrolipoyllysine-residue succinyltransferase gives MATEIKAPTFPESVAEGTVAAWHKKPGDSVDRDELIVEIETDKVVLEVVAPEAGTLTDVLAEEGDTVESEQVLGKIGEGSAKGGDDAPAKSAAKDQEKPEPKAEKKDDAKAEKPSGGGKQHEVKAPSFPESIQEGTVATWHKKVGEAVKRDDVLADIETDKVVLEVVAPADGALVEIKAEEGSQVESEEVLALFSEGAGGSAGGSADEGASAESRGDENEASGAEADEKVGDKILAPAARKMIAEHDLDASKIEGTGKGGRILKEDVQKAVKNGSAKKSAKQAPAKSSATASAPAVAGEREEKRVPMSRLRQTIAKRLVQAQQTAAMLTTYNEVDMSAVMELRAQYKDTFQKAHDTKLGFMGFFVKAASEALKRFPDVNASIDGTDIVYHGYQDIGVAVSTPRGLVVPVLRDTDNMKIADVEKTIVDFGKRARDGKLGIDEMQGGTFTITNGGIFGSLMSTPIINPPQTAILGMHKIQERPMAVNGKVEIRPMMYLAVSYDHRMIDGKDAVQFLVTIKELLEDPARLLLDV, from the coding sequence ATGGCTACCGAGATCAAAGCGCCAACCTTTCCGGAATCCGTTGCCGAAGGGACTGTGGCTGCCTGGCACAAGAAGCCGGGCGACAGCGTGGATCGCGATGAACTGATTGTTGAAATCGAGACCGACAAGGTGGTGCTCGAAGTCGTCGCTCCGGAAGCGGGTACCTTGACCGACGTGTTGGCCGAAGAGGGCGATACCGTCGAGTCTGAGCAGGTATTGGGCAAGATCGGCGAAGGGTCGGCCAAGGGCGGCGATGATGCTCCGGCCAAGTCCGCCGCGAAGGATCAAGAAAAGCCCGAGCCCAAGGCAGAGAAGAAGGACGACGCCAAGGCGGAAAAACCGTCCGGCGGCGGCAAGCAGCATGAAGTCAAGGCGCCCAGCTTTCCTGAGTCCATCCAGGAAGGAACGGTTGCCACCTGGCACAAGAAGGTCGGTGAAGCGGTCAAGCGCGACGATGTGCTGGCGGATATCGAGACTGACAAGGTAGTGCTGGAAGTCGTGGCTCCGGCCGACGGCGCCCTGGTCGAGATCAAGGCCGAAGAAGGCAGCCAGGTGGAGTCCGAAGAGGTACTGGCGCTGTTCTCCGAAGGCGCTGGTGGTAGCGCGGGTGGAAGTGCCGATGAAGGCGCATCCGCCGAATCGCGTGGCGACGAGAACGAAGCCAGCGGCGCCGAAGCCGACGAAAAGGTCGGAGACAAGATCCTGGCGCCGGCGGCGCGCAAGATGATCGCTGAACACGACCTGGATGCCAGCAAGATCGAAGGCACCGGCAAAGGCGGCCGCATCCTCAAGGAAGATGTGCAGAAAGCGGTCAAGAACGGCAGTGCCAAAAAGAGCGCTAAGCAAGCGCCGGCCAAGTCCTCCGCCACCGCGTCAGCACCGGCCGTGGCCGGCGAGCGTGAAGAGAAGCGCGTTCCCATGAGCCGCTTGCGTCAGACCATCGCCAAGCGCCTGGTCCAGGCCCAGCAGACCGCCGCCATGCTCACCACCTACAACGAGGTGGACATGAGCGCGGTCATGGAATTGCGTGCTCAGTACAAGGACACCTTCCAGAAGGCTCATGACACCAAGCTTGGGTTCATGGGCTTCTTCGTCAAGGCGGCTTCCGAGGCGCTCAAGCGCTTCCCCGATGTCAATGCCTCCATTGACGGCACCGATATCGTCTACCATGGCTATCAGGATATTGGTGTCGCAGTATCGACGCCGCGTGGTCTGGTAGTTCCGGTCCTGCGCGATACCGACAACATGAAGATCGCCGACGTCGAAAAGACCATTGTCGACTTCGGCAAGCGGGCGCGTGACGGTAAGCTGGGTATCGACGAGATGCAGGGCGGCACTTTTACCATCACCAATGGCGGTATTTTCGGTTCGCTGATGTCGACGCCGATCATCAATCCGCCGCAGACGGCTATCCTGGGCATGCACAAGATCCAGGAGCGCCCCATGGCGGTGAACGGAAAAGTCGAGATTCGTCCGATGATGTACTTGGCGGTCTCCTATGATCACCGCATGATCGACGGCAAGGATGCAGTGCAGTTCCTGGTGACAATCAAGGAATTGCTGGAAGATCCGGCACGCCTGTTGCTGGACGTGTAA
- the lpdA gene encoding dihydrolipoyl dehydrogenase: MADKFDVIVIGAGPGGYVAAIRAAQLGLKTACVEKWIGKEGNVVFGGTCLNVGCIPSKALLEASHKFVEAQHDFDDMGIQAGDVSMDVTKMMARKDKIVKNLTGGIAGLFKANGVTGLEGTGKVVSSTQVEVTDKDGNAQSFEADNIVIAAGSVPVEIPPTPLTEGLIVDSTGALEFTETPKRLGVIGAGVIGLELGSVWSRLGSEVTVLEAMDNFLPMVDTAIAKETQKLLKKQGLDIKLNARVTGSETNGEEVTVKYTDANGEQEITFDKLIVCVGRRPYTQDVVADGVGVDLDERGFIFVDDQCRTNVPNVYAIGDCVRGPMLAHKASEEGIMVADIIAGHKAEMNYDAIPSVIYTYPEVAWVGLTEQDAKAKGIEVKTGSFPFAASGRAMANNATEGQAKIIADAETDRVLGMHIIGQHAGEMIAQGVIALEFGSSAEDLALTCYAHPTMSEAVHEAALAVEGHAIHMANRKKRK; encoded by the coding sequence ATGGCTGACAAGTTTGATGTGATCGTTATCGGTGCCGGCCCCGGCGGGTACGTTGCCGCCATTCGAGCCGCCCAGCTAGGCCTCAAGACCGCTTGTGTCGAGAAATGGATCGGCAAGGAAGGCAATGTGGTCTTCGGTGGGACTTGCCTGAATGTCGGTTGTATCCCGTCCAAGGCACTGCTAGAAGCCTCGCACAAGTTCGTCGAAGCCCAGCACGATTTCGATGACATGGGCATCCAGGCAGGCGATGTCTCCATGGATGTCACCAAGATGATGGCCCGTAAGGACAAGATCGTTAAGAACCTGACCGGTGGCATCGCCGGCTTGTTCAAGGCGAACGGCGTTACCGGCCTGGAGGGCACCGGCAAGGTAGTCTCCTCCACGCAAGTGGAAGTCACCGACAAGGATGGTAACGCTCAGTCCTTCGAAGCCGACAACATTGTCATCGCCGCCGGTTCGGTACCGGTGGAAATCCCGCCGACTCCGCTGACCGAAGGTCTGATTGTCGACTCCACTGGCGCCCTGGAATTCACCGAGACGCCCAAGCGTCTCGGTGTGATCGGCGCGGGTGTCATCGGGCTGGAGTTGGGCAGCGTGTGGAGCCGCCTGGGTTCTGAAGTGACCGTGCTTGAAGCGATGGATAACTTCCTGCCGATGGTGGATACCGCCATCGCCAAGGAGACACAGAAACTGCTCAAGAAGCAGGGGCTGGATATCAAGCTGAATGCACGTGTCACCGGCTCGGAAACCAACGGTGAAGAAGTCACCGTCAAGTACACCGATGCCAATGGCGAGCAGGAGATCACGTTCGACAAGCTGATCGTCTGCGTCGGGCGCCGCCCTTACACCCAGGACGTGGTTGCGGACGGTGTCGGCGTCGACCTGGACGAGCGCGGTTTCATCTTCGTCGATGACCAGTGCCGTACCAATGTGCCGAATGTATACGCCATCGGCGATTGCGTACGTGGTCCGATGCTGGCGCACAAGGCGTCGGAAGAAGGCATCATGGTCGCCGATATCATTGCCGGCCATAAGGCCGAAATGAACTACGATGCCATTCCCAGCGTCATCTATACCTATCCTGAAGTGGCATGGGTGGGCTTGACCGAGCAAGACGCCAAGGCTAAGGGCATTGAAGTCAAGACCGGCAGCTTCCCGTTCGCGGCGAGTGGCCGTGCCATGGCCAATAACGCCACCGAAGGCCAGGCCAAGATCATTGCCGACGCCGAGACCGACCGCGTATTGGGCATGCATATCATCGGCCAGCATGCCGGTGAAATGATCGCCCAGGGCGTTATCGCGCTTGAGTTCGGCTCCAGTGCCGAGGATCTGGCCCTGACCTGCTACGCCCACCCGACCATGTCGGAAGCGGTACACGAAGCGGCCCTGGCCGTGGAAGGCCATGCGATCCATATGGCCAACCGCAAGAAGCGCAAGTAA